From the genome of Bombus vancouverensis nearcticus chromosome 4, iyBomVanc1_principal, whole genome shotgun sequence:
TATCTTCAGCAAAAAGAAGGACGAGTACAAAGCAAGCGATCAGAGGAAAGCTGATCAGAAAGTGGTTGACAAATTTGTGATTTCTGCTATCAagagaaacaaagagaagaaGATGCTATTCACCTACTTATCAGCGATGTTTGGACTCAGAAGCAGCCAATATCCACACAGATTAAAATTCTAATCTTTTGTGATTtgaatacaaatatataattaatacagAAACATGAGGTAGATTTTTTATGACCTTGATTATAAATGTTCACAATTGTTCcggattcttttttattttatttgaaagctTTATTTATAATGATgaatgaaataagaaaatttataatgttatagaaggtacaataaaatttagaaatttttaatttattttatcttctattgcagattatatttattttctagtaATTAAATATGTCTTATATGCATCAAGTTTGTGTtcgtaaaatatatgaaaaacgAAAAGTAAAGTCTTTGTTACATAAGTGAATAGTTAAGTTTTATGGTTTTATCAGTCAAAATAATAGTATCCACTCAGGTTCGGTTTTTGGAATGCGCATGCGCGTCGTGAACTGGAACGTCAAATACAAGAAGATCGAATAATATCGTTGTGTTATGATATTGTAATATGTAAGATatgtttcaaacaaaaatatacgtatatctcTATACATAGTTTTCAGACTAATCCAGTTAGTGCTCAGCATCTGAGTAGTCACATCATTGTGTTAGATATAGCGGTGTAAATTCGTGCTCACACAACAAATGGCTATATGCATGTGACATGTCACGTATTCTCAAATGTCTTCTCCCAAAACCACTGAATATTCGGGCAATTATCAACGATTTAACGATGATGCAAACATATCACTCGAGCAAGACATTTCACATCGAACATGCCAAAGTAAGTCGAATGAATTTTAATTGTACTATTttaattcatttcattttttatttattctttgcaaTGAAATTTCTGCTTTTTCACAACTATgttacttttgtcattttcactTTTACTCTTTTAgcttataatatttaacaaactaaagctcatattttattttacacatttttctGGCATAATTATCTATAATAGAGCAATGATataaaattttgcaaaaaatatataatacataatttagTTAATTATAAGTATAATGTTTGATTATCTTCAtgataaagataaaaagaatttatttattttgtattatttattttattgctgAAAAGTATCATTTACTTCTgcattatagaaatatttattttttatgcttATTTCTTATTGTAGAATATGGATCTATACTATCATATCCTTCTGCAGAAAATCATGTAAACTCCTCCACTGAAAATGTAAGAACATCTGATCAAATCATTCACAAATTTGAAACAGATGATGTACATAGAGAAAACATGTCTGAAAATGCAGTACTTCCATCACATGATTCAATCACAGATCATGATTTGCATTGGGAAATGAATTATCACGAGGCTGCAATATTTTTAGaggtatttatacatttatatgtatatatactcatATGAATAATTGCTTTCAAATTTACTTACAATAATGTTACATATCCATAGGAAggtaaaaataatgaaaagtttGATTCGCACCCAAAGCATCCAGAAGATTTGCCAGCATATCTCTTAGTTCATAATAATTGGTATTATGGGTTAGATCTATTAACTTCTCTTATACTTTTGGCTTTAGCTCTTGTAGAAGAGCCAGCTGTATCACTGTTTAGCGTAAGTTATTAATAAGAaagtacttttattttattacaatggttatttatatattttaatttcagatACCAGTGTGGGCACATGGATCTATAGAACTTTTTGCTTTGATAATTATAGGTATAGAATTAGCTTTGAAACTAAGATGGATTGGCTGGTCAACAATGTTAAAACACAAACGAACAATGCTGAAGGTAAAAAGAACTCTTTTTTAGAATCAGATTTAATAGTTTgtagtataattttattaaacttcATATAAATCCACACGAGTTTactgatatacagggtggttggtaactggtggtacaagcgaaatggggtgattctacgcgaaaaaagaagtcgaaaatatagaataaaaatttttcgtttgaggctttgttttcgagaaaatcgactttgaattttcgctcggtacgcgtgcggtacgttataacggatctcactgtagatcgttgtctagatggaaaaatttaaaaaaaaagaaaaaaaatttttattctgtattttcgacttcttttttcgcgtagaatcaccccctttcgcttgtaccaccagttaccaaccaccctgtatatgacaTGTATATTCTAATTGCTTATGTTTACATCTGATAATTATTAGTAAATTGAATACCATTATAAGATTGAAGTACAGTTTTCTTTCATTACTTTGTCAATATGTTTAAGAACAGTGTACAATAAAATGGTTGTTTTGCACAAGACTGATACAAAAAGCATGAGGGTACTAATGAGAAGATAAGAAACACCACAAGTGCAGACTATTTaagattacatttttattaaaacgaGACGCTGATAATTGCATTATTTGttcatttataatatattatgtatactaATACCTTTATTGGGACATCTTATAGGGAACACATTCAGATTTAactaatatatgtatagtatattAGTGATTTTACTGCTACTGactcattattattattcttgttatcatcattatcatcattatcattattactattgttgttgttgttgtttttgttactattattattattattattgtattatactCATTCATATCCATATTTATTACACAATGGTTTAAAAGCAATAAACAATTATGAAACGTTTGTTTGATATGGAATGGATAGATCagaataattaaaatgaatCATTAATAAGAACCtagtaagaaaaataaaattataaagtatagaatgatttaaaataaaattgctaaAACAACTTGAAATTTAGCAaagataaattagaaaaattaagaaaataatgtcttgtttcttttaatatgataattagtacatataataaaaagCTTTTTTAATAAGGAGTAACAGAaataatagaaatgaaattacCAAATTTGTAGTGAATTTGTAGTTACATATTTAAGATATctttaattaattctttaataCAAGTGAAGactatacatataaattatttttacagtGTATCACATTGGTCATCATGTTTTTAGAAGCGATGACAGTACTAGTACGACAATCATCGCATTTCCGTGTAACACGTGCTCTAAGGCCCATTTTTTTAGTAGATACGAAATGCTTTGGCGGTGTTAGAAGATTTATCAGACAAATACTTTTAACATTGCCACCAATTCTGGATATGTTAGGcttgcttttattttttataacactGTACACTGTATTGGGTTACTATATGTTTTCTGAAATGAATAGAAATTTTTGTACACTACAAGACAGTTTTGTGAGTCTCTTTGTTCTTCTTACTACTGCTAAGTAAgtataattgtaattaaatttccaataatattttaaaatttggatacattttATTGTGATTAGATATTAGTAACAATATCAATATTTAGTTTTCCAGATGTAATGATGCCATCATATTCAAGAAACAAATGGTATGCGATATATTTTGTATCTTATTTGTCTACAATGTTGTACGTAATGATGAATTTGATGTTGGCGGTGGTTAACGAAACATTTACAGCAGCTGAGcgtgataaatttaaaaaactgtTTTTACATAAAAGAAAAGCATGTCAACATGCCTTTAAGTTATTAGTTTCAAAACAAAATCCGGATAAAATGCGATTTCGCCAATTTGAAGGATTAATGCGATACTATGCTCCAAATAAAAGTACGTAAAATTCCTCCAGATATACATTAAAGTTTATTTATAAAACAAGAAGGTAAgacaaattaaatttattccaTAATATACTCCACTACAGACATAAGAGACATTGTTCTAATGTATCAACATTTAAATGCTTCTGGAAGTGGAGTTCTAAGTGTTGAAGagtttttaaacatttatgATACTATTATACTTCAATGGGAACTACAATACTCTACTGTGCCTTGGTATCACAGTACATCACAACCTTTGCAAATTCTATGCACAGGAGCACATGCAGCTATTAGATGGCCATATTTTGAAAGCTTAATGTGTAAGTTTAAAAGGAagacaaatttttataatactAATTTACAATTCATATACTCAATTATAAAATGTTTAGATATAACAATCATTGCAAATGGTATTGC
Proteins encoded in this window:
- the Tpcn1 gene encoding two pore segment channel 1 isoform X3, which codes for MSSPKTTEYSGNYQRFNDDANISLEQDISHRTCQNDVHRENMSENAVLPSHDSITDHDLHWEMNYHEAAIFLEEGKNNEKFDSHPKHPEDLPAYLLVHNNWYYGLDLLTSLILLALALVEEPAVSLFSIPVWAHGSIELFALIIIGIELALKLRWIGWSTMLKHKRTMLKCITLVIMFLEAMTVLVRQSSHFRVTRALRPIFLVDTKCFGGVRRFIRQILLTLPPILDMLGLLLFFITLYTVLGYYMFSEMNRNFCTLQDSFVSLFVLLTTANFPDVMMPSYSRNKWYAIYFVSYLSTMLYVMMNLMLAVVNETFTAAERDKFKKLFLHKRKACQHAFKLLVSKQNPDKMRFRQFEGLMRYYAPNKNIRDIVLMYQHLNASGSGVLSVEEFLNIYDTIILQWELQYSTVPWYHSTSQPLQILCTGAHAAIRWPYFESLMYITIIANGIAMIIRILQAGDNVHSTILFAASWDTFLFGGIFVTEALIKVLGLGTRRYLSSGWNLFDLGTSIMTLVAACILSLFPTATFFVLFRPLRLLRLFKVKKRYRDVFGTLVILTPLMSSTAVVMLVLYYFFAIIGMELFAGYNMRNCCKNTTVEDFYKYSANESTALGYYYLNTFDNLIASGMTLFELTVVNNWFILMNAYAFTVGMYTRIYFMIFYLVTMIVLTIVVSSFLEAFRFRIHYKKSTSKRDEEKMLHEEVELKWDELQYIVEDFQLLEKLRPSLIVGGTTVFIGSRPRTREVLQRKMYTNEITEWIIEAKQAERQFLSNATHSLEENYREEAISETDHVGLTDNLRQTHRNTSNVV
- the Tpcn1 gene encoding two pore segment channel 1 isoform X2, which translates into the protein MSSPKTTEYSGNYQRFNDDANISLEQDISHRTCQKNHVNSSTENVRTSDQIIHKFETDDVHRENMSENAVLPSHDSITDHDLHWEMNYHEAAIFLEEGKNNEKFDSHPKHPEDLPAYLLVHNNWYYGLDLLTSLILLALALVEEPAVSLFSIPVWAHGSIELFALIIIGIELALKLRWIGWSTMLKHKRTMLKCITLVIMFLEAMTVLVRQSSHFRVTRALRPIFLVDTKCFGGVRRFIRQILLTLPPILDMLGLLLFFITLYTVLGYYMFSEMNRNFCTLQDSFVSLFVLLTTANFPDVMMPSYSRNKWYAIYFVSYLSTMLYVMMNLMLAVVNETFTAAERDKFKKLFLHKRKACQHAFKLLVSKQNPDKMRFRQFEGLMRYYAPNKNIRDIVLMYQHLNASGSGVLSVEEFLNIYDTIILQWELQYSTVPWYHSTSQPLQILCTGAHAAIRWPYFESLMYITIIANGIAMIIRILQAGDNVHSTILFAASWDTFLFGGIFVTEALIKVLGLGTRRYLSSGWNLFDLGTSIMTLVAACILSLFPTATFFVLFRPLRLLRLFKVKKRYRDVFGTLVILTPLMSSTAVVMLVLYYFFAIIGMELFAGYNMRNCCKNTTVEDFYKYSANESTALGYYYLNTFDNLIASGMTLFELTVVNNWFILMNAYAFTVGMYTRIYFMIFYLVTMIVLTIVVSSFLEAFRFRIHYKKSTSKRDEEKMLHEEVELKWDELQYIVEDFQLLEKLRPSLIVGGTTVFIGSRPRTREVLQRKMYTNEITEWIIEAKQAERQFLSNATHSLEENYREEAISETDHVGLTDNLRQTHRNTSNVV
- the Tpcn1 gene encoding two pore segment channel 1 isoform X1; the protein is MSSPKTTEYSGNYQRFNDDANISLEQDISHRTCQKYGSILSYPSAENHVNSSTENVRTSDQIIHKFETDDVHRENMSENAVLPSHDSITDHDLHWEMNYHEAAIFLEEGKNNEKFDSHPKHPEDLPAYLLVHNNWYYGLDLLTSLILLALALVEEPAVSLFSIPVWAHGSIELFALIIIGIELALKLRWIGWSTMLKHKRTMLKCITLVIMFLEAMTVLVRQSSHFRVTRALRPIFLVDTKCFGGVRRFIRQILLTLPPILDMLGLLLFFITLYTVLGYYMFSEMNRNFCTLQDSFVSLFVLLTTANFPDVMMPSYSRNKWYAIYFVSYLSTMLYVMMNLMLAVVNETFTAAERDKFKKLFLHKRKACQHAFKLLVSKQNPDKMRFRQFEGLMRYYAPNKNIRDIVLMYQHLNASGSGVLSVEEFLNIYDTIILQWELQYSTVPWYHSTSQPLQILCTGAHAAIRWPYFESLMYITIIANGIAMIIRILQAGDNVHSTILFAASWDTFLFGGIFVTEALIKVLGLGTRRYLSSGWNLFDLGTSIMTLVAACILSLFPTATFFVLFRPLRLLRLFKVKKRYRDVFGTLVILTPLMSSTAVVMLVLYYFFAIIGMELFAGYNMRNCCKNTTVEDFYKYSANESTALGYYYLNTFDNLIASGMTLFELTVVNNWFILMNAYAFTVGMYTRIYFMIFYLVTMIVLTIVVSSFLEAFRFRIHYKKSTSKRDEEKMLHEEVELKWDELQYIVEDFQLLEKLRPSLIVGGTTVFIGSRPRTREVLQRKMYTNEITEWIIEAKQAERQFLSNATHSLEENYREEAISETDHVGLTDNLRQTHRNTSNVV